The Myxococcales bacterium genome contains the following window.
GCGCTCGTGCCGATCATCCAACCGCCGATCATGCGACTCCTCACGACCGAGGCTGAACGCCAGATCAAGATGGAGCAGCTGCGCCCGGTGAAAAAGATCGAGCGAATCATGTTCCCGATCACCGTCCTGATCACCTGCGCTCTGCTGGTCCCCGATGCGACGCCGCTGGTCGGCGCGCTGATGTTCGGCAATTTGTTGAGTGAGTCGGGCGTCGTTGATCGCCTGGCGGGGGCAGCCAGGAACGAACTGATCAACATTGTCACGATCCTGCTCGGCCTCGCGGTGGGCAGCAAGCTCGCCGCCGACCAGTTCCTGAACCCCGAGACCCTCGGCATCCTCTGCCTCGGCCTGATCGCCTTTGCGATCGGCACCGCCTCGGGTGTGCTCCTCGCCAAGTTGATGAACCTGGTGAGCAAGACCCCGATCAATCCGCTGATTGGAGCCGCCGGCGTCAGTGCAGTGCCGATGTCCGCGCGCGTGGTCCACAAGGTCGGACTCGAGAGCAACCCGCAAAACTTTCTGCTCATGCACGCGATGGGGCCAAACGTGGCAGGCGTACTCGGCTCGGCGGTCGCGGCGGGTGTGCTGTTGGCGCTGACGAAGTAGCGCGTCACTGCTGTAACGGTCAATGCAGTGAGGGTCAGCTCTTTCCGGACGGCTTGGGCACGTCGAAGAGCGCGGCAAGTTCCTCCGAGGCCTCTTCCGCGCGTTGAAAGAGATTTTCGACGACCTCCTCAGAAAGATCGAGATGCTCGAGACACATTGTCTCGACGACCTTGAAATCTGGAAGATGGGATGCGACCGCGACCGCGCCGACCGGCGAGTGGTCGAGGCCCACCCCTTCGAGTTCATCGAGGCTCGAGTGGTGCAAACCGATGCAACACACCAATACGTCGGGAAAGCCCCAGCTGCGCGCGAGCCAGGCGCCGGCCTGGGCGTGATTCCAGGACAACTCATCGTCTTCGACCGAGATCAGACTGCGGTCCGAGTCGCGAGCCCGTTCTAGCACCGGCGCGTAGTGGCTCTGCCACTGGGTCAAGAGAATCGGCTGCGCCATGTCCTGCAGCAGCCCACCGGTGAAGGCCTCCCCTTCGTGTCCCGGAGCGATCTTTGCGGCCAGCGCTTCTGCAAAAACCGCCCGCTGAAGTGAGGTCTGCCAAAACGCCGCCCCGTCGAAGCTGCCCCCCTTGCGGGGAAGCGCGTCCGCGGCGGCAAAGGCGATGGTGAGGAACTGAATTTGCGCGAGGCCCAGCATCGCCACGGCCCCGCGCACATCGGCGACCTTCACGGCCAGCCCCATACCGGCCGAGTTCACGGTGCGCATGATCTTGGCCGAGATACCGAGATCAGCGGAAATCAACGTGGCTGCCTCCCTCACGTCGCAGTCCTCTTGCCCGACCAACTCGATGAGTTTCACAGCCGTCTGGGGCAGCGGCGAGATCTCCATCCCGCCAAAGAGCTTGGCAAAGTTTCCTGTCGAGATGGCGGATTGCTCAGTCAGCTTTCGCCACAACGTTGTCAATCGATCTCTCCATCTTGTCCTCGCCCCATCCCGGGCAAGTCATTGCTCAGCGTACTCATCGGCCGGTCGTGTTGATGACTGTGCGAGGTCGACACGACCGCACGGCGGGGAGTCTCGGTCGAAGGCCGGGGGGTCGGGGGGTGAAATACCGACGTGCGCGGTCGACAGAGACATGGAGGTTGTTGCTCAGTCAACCTTCCGCAGCAGATGGCCGAATCATTTCCCAAGCATGACCATGACGAAGACTCGCAGCGAGTTTCTGATCAAGTGGATCGCGCGGCTGGCGCGGATTCAGCCCTGGTATCTGATGGTTCGCTATCCGAACCGCTGGACAAGGTCGCTATTCGCCTTTGTCAATGGGGGAGTCTCGATCTTGATCATGGCCGCGATGGCCAACTATTCTCACCAGCCGTTGCTCTTTCCCTCT
Protein-coding sequences here:
- a CDS encoding HDOD domain-containing protein; translation: MTTLWRKLTEQSAISTGNFAKLFGGMEISPLPQTAVKLIELVGQEDCDVREAATLISADLGISAKIMRTVNSAGMGLAVKVADVRGAVAMLGLAQIQFLTIAFAAADALPRKGGSFDGAAFWQTSLQRAVFAEALAAKIAPGHEGEAFTGGLLQDMAQPILLTQWQSHYAPVLERARDSDRSLISVEDDELSWNHAQAGAWLARSWGFPDVLVCCIGLHHSSLDELEGVGLDHSPVGAVAVASHLPDFKVVETMCLEHLDLSEEVVENLFQRAEEASEELAALFDVPKPSGKS
- a CDS encoding sodium ion-translocating decarboxylase subunit beta, with protein sequence MFPVCLLLLYLGISRKFEPLLLVPIGFGGLLANIPVAGIADPTGFLGIIYHAGVSNGLFPLLIFMGVGAMTDFGPLLAHPKTALLGAAAQFGIFTTIIGALALSNTFDFIDFDMADAAAIGIIGGADGPTAIFLASRLAPDLLGAIAVAAYSYMALVPIIQPPIMRLLTTEAERQIKMEQLRPVKKIERIMFPITVLITCALLVPDATPLVGALMFGNLLSESGVVDRLAGAARNELINIVTILLGLAVGSKLAADQFLNPETLGILCLGLIAFAIGTASGVLLAKLMNLVSKTPINPLIGAAGVSAVPMSARVVHKVGLESNPQNFLLMHAMGPNVAGVLGSAVAAGVLLALTK